A genomic window from Lotus japonicus ecotype B-129 chromosome 1, LjGifu_v1.2 includes:
- the LOC130717398 gene encoding heat shock cognate 70 kDa protein 2-like, which translates to MARKEEGLAPGIGIDLGTTYSCVGVWQNDRVEIIPDEQGNRTTPSYVAFTNYERLIGDAAKKQNARNPLNTVFDAKRLIGRRYSDAFVQSDMKLWPFKVISGPGDKPMIVVNYKNQEK; encoded by the exons ATGGCCAGAAAAGAAGAGGGTCTTGCTCCCGGTATTGGAATTGACCTCGGCACCACCTACTCCTGCGTCGGAGTGTGGCAGAACGACCGTGTCGAAATCATACCTGACGAACAGGGCAACCGGACCACCCCCTCTTACGTTGCTTTCACCAATTACGAGCGCTTGATCGGCGATGCCGCCAAGAAGCAGAACGCCAGGAACCCCCTTAACACCGTCTTCG ATGCAAAGCGTTTGATTGGAAGGAGATATTCTGATGCTTTCGTTCAGAGTGACATGAAGCTATGGCCATTCAAGGTCATTTCTGGTCCTGGCGACAAGCCCATGATTGTTGTTAACTACAAGAACCAAGAGAAGTAG
- the LOC130728820 gene encoding eukaryotic translation initiation factor 2 subunit gamma-like gives MSRKGLMEQDLSKLDVAKLHPLSPEVISRQATINIGTIGHVAHGKSTVVKAISGVQTVRFKNELERNITIKLGYANAKIYKCEDERCPRPMSYKAYGSGKEDSPMCDVPGFENSKMKLLRHVSFVDCPGHDILMATMLNGAAIMDGALLLIAANESCPQPQTSEHLAAVEIMRLQHIIILQNKVDLIQENVAINQHEAIQKFIQGTVAGGAPVVPISAQLKYNIDVVCEYIVKKIPIPERNFISPPNMIVIRSFDVNKPGYEVDEIKGGVAGGSILRGVLKFNQFIEVRPGIIVKDDSGNIRCTPIYSRIVSLYAEQNELQFAVPGGLIGVGTTMDPTLTRADRLVGQVLGEVGSLPEVFVELEVNFFLLRRLLGVRTKGSERQGKVTKLTKTEMLMLNIGSMSTGARVIAVKNDLAKLQLTSPVCTSKGEKIALSRRVEKHWRLIGWGQIQAGLTLDVPPAPLLN, from the exons ATGTCGCGGAAGGGTTTGATGGAACAGGACCTCAGCAAGCTGGATGTGGCTAAGTTGCATCCActttctcctgaagtcatttcTCGCCAAGCTACTATTAACATTG GCACCATAGGCCATGTGGCTCATGGAAAGTCAACAGTTGTGAAAGCAATATCAGGCGTTCAG ACTGTGCGTTTTAAGAATGAGTTGGAACGTAACATTACAATCAAGCTTGGCTATGCGAATGCCAAAATATATAAATGTGAAGATGAACGGTGTCCAAGGCCTATGAGCTACAA GGCTTATGGAAGTGGAAAGGAAGATAGTCCTATGTGTGATGTACCAGGGTTTGAGAACTCCAAGATGAAATTGTTGAGACATGTTTCTTTTGTTGATTGCCCG GGACATGATATTCTCATGGCTACAATGCTTAATGGAGCAGCAATCATGGACGGAGCTTTGCTACTCATTGCTGCTAATGAAAGCTGCCCTCAACCACAAACTTCTGAGCATTTAGCTGCTGTGGAAATTATGCGTCTACAGCACATTATAATCCTTCAGAACAAGGTAGACCTGATTCAAGAAAATGTGGCAATCAATCAGCATGAGGCGATTCAGAAGTTTATACAA GGAACTGTTGCTGGTGGTGCACCAGTGGTACCTATTTCAGCACAGTTGAAGTATAATATTGATGTCGTGTGTGAATATATTGTGAAAAAGATCCCAATCCCTGAAAGGAACTTCATTTCTCCACCAAATATGATAGTAATTCGATCATTTGACGTCAATAAACCCGGTTATGAGGTTGATGAAATAAAAGGAGGCGTAGCTGGTGGAAGCATTCTGAgg GGTGTTTTGAAGTTCAACCAATTCATTGAAGTTCGACCTGGGATAATTGTTAAAGACGACAGTGGAAACATTCGATGCACACCCATATACTCGAGAATAGTTTCATTGTATGCTGAACAAAATGAGCTTCAATTTGCTGTGCCGGGAGGCCTTATTGGTGTCGGGACAACGATGGATCCCACTTTGACACGTGCTGACAGGTTGGTAGGGCAAGTTCTTGGAGAGGTTGGATCACTGCCTGAGGTTTTTGTTGAACTTGAG GTAAACTTTTTCTTGCTCCGGAGGCTTCTTGGTGTCCGGACAAAAGGCTCTGAGAGACAGGGTAAGGTAACTAAGCTGACTAAAACAGAGATGCTTATGTTGAACATAGGGTCAATGTCAACAGGTGCAAGAGTAATTGCTGTGAAGAATGACCTGGCGAAATTGCAACTTACTTCCCCCGTGTGCACTAGCAAGGGTGAGAAGATTGCACTCAGTCGACGTGTCGAGAAGCATTGGCGCCTTATCGGGTGGGGTCAAATCCAAGCTGGACTCACCCTTGATGTCCCTCCTGCTCCTCTACTGAATTGA
- the LOC130732386 gene encoding zinc finger protein ZAT11-like: MKREREIDSMTMANCLMLLSQGGEFETTTTSTYSPSRVFECKTCNRQFSSFQALGGHRASHKKPRLMAGNGDMELLHGSSSPPKPKTHECSICGLEFAIGQALGGHMRRHRAENLSGNMMQSSTTMSCSSGGSSLDSSPKNVMKAYKKIVLALDLNLTPFENDLEFLKIGKATGLVDYLH, translated from the coding sequence atgaagagagaaagagaaattgaTAGCATGACCATGGCAAATTGCTTGATGCTGCTTTCTCAAGGAGGTGAATTtgaaaccaccaccacctccacctacTCCCCTAGCCGTGTCTTTGAATGCAAAACATGCAACAGgcaattttcttcttttcaagCACTCGGTGGGCATAGGGCAAGTCACAAAAAACCAAGGTTGATGGCAGGAAATGGAGACATGGAATTGCTTCATGGTTCATCATCACCTCCAAAGCCTAAGACTCATGAATGCTCAATTTGTGGGTTGGAGTTTGCAATAGGACAAGCCTTAGGAGGACACATGAGAAGGCACAGAGCTGAAAATTTGAGTGGAAACATGATGCAGAGTTCTACTACTATGAgttgtagtagtggtggtagCAGTCTTGATTCATCACCAAAGAATGTTATGAAAGCTTACAAGAAGATAGTTTTGGCTTTGGATTTGAACTTGACACCTTTTGAGAATgatttggagtttttgaagaTTGGAAAGGCCACTGGTTTGGTTGATTATTTGCATTGA